The DNA segment ccagttttaccatatttaaattatcaaacaaccccaatagttataaaatcatactaaaacccatttcaaattaaacaaattaaatcttaaatccctctctttttttgacacatctcatgtggcaaaaactcaacatgcttcacccaagcttaggaaattaaaaggaaaaaaggttagtcatttcatttctcagaacagctcagcaattctctccggtattttgctccagccctgaaaacctgtgtttaaggaacaaaatcaatttaattattatgtcaaatcttctcaaactcgttgctccatcgaactctggatccttggaatttcctggaaacaaaacctgtagtttacatttcatactcaactgTCCCTTTTTGATCCCGTCTAtgtcataacaaaaataaacataaccagaacagttattaatcatgtgttacctcagttaatggtaacttgagttaTATCAAACAacgtttcccttttagcatttagcattctataatgtaataacataatccaaccccagtaaataattacCTCAAAGTAAACATcaatatcccaaaatcagcatccccagatttaagtctcccacttgtcctttCATTTATTTCCCCCGTTGGTCCAATCACTcgcattcactcacacgcatccacgcatgatatttttgctgatactgcagcccTCAATAATGAattgctccacatcagcaaaatgagctcaatcagtTGTTTTATATCGtattcctttttaggaaaatagttctctatacttttgactggattgaatcgctgcaatccttttttAAACAGAGACTCGCCGCCAATCAATCAGGTCTCCCTCTCAGCCAATTATTTTGATTTTCGTACTTgataattttgtcagcgccgtcagttcactctcttccaggcctgcttaaaacaaaaatgaaaaaagagagctgatcattagctcatcaaagtacaaaacaaagtcacctgacaggttttttcccaagtgcactactacaaaaatttttctgggcccctctcagacatatccatgtctaATCAAACCACCCTCTCtcgaaataaaaacaacagcctcaaaaatctgaaacaatcttaaagttcacccgttcaacacaccgaaaacctcgtcaaaagatcaaagaccgtttgcacaatgtctcCCTTCCTCACTCTGCCATGTTTCCATTCAGCATAAGATAAAAACCAATTTCAAAAACGTATCatccttaaattataaatttcctgtccaaatctgcccctctgaacagacctgaccaccgtaatcaaatatcctgatactttaccattatatattttgccaacagccaccgctctctcttgaactgaaagcctccgagacacagacacacaggaagtgtctttgtcgctcactcactccagctaatttgcatagtgACTCACAGCCcaacagccaacttgacaagagaaatacatgtttaaaccttatcacattatttaattattttcattttctttctatactaatcacttacttttatCAGTCAGTGCAAAGGCACTCCTAAGGCactcttttaaaactgctttaagtctattttattaaccattcacaccattctctcactcatacaagtagcaagctgatcttcattgcgtatgctTATGTTCTCAGCCAGGTTTATTCAATATCTCTATGCATTAAACTTCATGAGGTTGTCTTTGTaaagttaatgcattttctgtttgtgtgtgttatttttgcatctatggctttGCAGTCTTTCAAACTCCTTCCCAATTCTCCaattaagcagtcagttttctctttcccgAATTactagcccaaattttaatttcccaccttGAATAAAAGCACTCCTAGTCTTCAGGCAGGAgctagggcttgcttttcaggttcctgaacacatcatgctgtgaacaattcaactagaaacttgccttaacatatccattgatgttaacctataattttcttccgaccGCTGGATCTGGAGAGttggtccaggtctgctttgctcctaaaaataacaaactaagacattttcattattatcacgagtGGTTAAACGACccccttttctctttctcctgtcacaaataccaattatgtcatGTTTATGTCATGAATATGAATGTAAGCGTTTTACTCGTTGCATTTCacgttaattgagtgtaagcctGTGTTCTTCGTTGCATGCCAGGTGATCATCATAATTAAGTGTAAGCtgcatcttcattgcatcctatatattcatatttaacttatgcatcttttcactgagctttagattcaaactatctcacttctgattcatttcaaaataatttcacatgtaacaatttgtatgtgtgttttctattcattaaggtaatgacaattattttctttcattattcttaccttttctaatgtttacctctttgttatgctgtggtggacatccctaaacaattcatgagttcaggcttcaattttcaattcaattatatcctatattctcgcagtcaaactcgtccagcttcatctctcactggtccctctctgcacaatgtcctgttcgggcttcaaagctccaacaaacacaggctcaactcagctgttgtcttcttctctgttcctttacagtcttttctttcaggtcaagtcccagcatggcaaatatgacgctcaatgtccagtgctcttccacaattctttatcccactgttcaactgcccagcctgtattttcacagtacatgttgcattactcttacatgctgctgctggtcgtcagtcgtcatcagtgttaatggatcagtggcactgtcgtttgcctgctgtattcgagtccgcgatgttctgtcggtcttcatcaggagattgactgtcctttgaacttcttctcagtTTAGGGACAAAGTGACAGGTGAAGCTGTAGAATTTCAGCCAAAAAGTGGCCTGTTTTTCCCAATTGTTCCTCTATACTTTCTTGCCGGTTACTCAAAgtccaatgttgagagaagtccacctgtattggcacactaaagcatagaattagtattatattcatcaTTTTTTGTCTTAAAACCTCGATTTGCTTCATCTCCCTCGAGTTaactcatctgtctctctgtgttctttctttacacactcagttcccatttatgggcatgcaaagttcctgttcactatttcctgttctctgcagagtctgtctctctttgtatttatagtctaaaaaccctctttaattctactaaatcttgatctaaaaaacaatacaccttcatttcactcacacacatttaaatagagctctttcaaacatcaggcgTCAATCaggaaaaataaactcaacctctcataccatcactcatgcatttcttgaattaaaagcactctcaaactttaaaacatcctactttacatcacacaagaaatatatcTCATACACACCTTTAAATATTCTAACCTCTCTCAGACGCCAtcaatcgtctcacacacactgccttttctctctcaaacttccattttccactcactcagacgaatcatgcagagtcactcaaattaaatactgacagcattcacacggttaaaatcactcaaaatacgctttcatacgagtattttggacatgccttccatgatcagaaagagcaagtcaaaagaaaagaaaaaaactgaaacctctcatcatcctcacagcttctcaccacacacacataactgaaaaaataaaacacaccaacatttattactcaagatatatacatctatcaaaattcagtcacttactatacatccacactaatgtattcaaactgtatttatactctCGTAATAAGCAAAAACAGCCTCTTacttacaggcatttagcaatatttGCAAACAATAGTTCTAAAGCTCGATACTCtcgaaactgaaaccaccctctctgcgcgtcaccgctgctcatttgcatgaacacaccatcagtgcacatccggtaGTGCACTGATGGCACAGAGACGGATCTCCTATATAGATCTCATATCTTatatttacacagacgtcttatatttacaactgcacagatttttttttttttttttttttttttttttaggccttTTAAACACCTACcgaatttcgacaaatttaagaataacggtccaaccgataaagtccctgacttttttgcgaccaatttagCCATTATCCCGTCCCCGACGGTGGCCCGATTGCTAGTGCCCTAACAGAATTTAAAAGCGTGAACCAACCCAGACTCTGCCTGAAGCTCTATTTTTGGgcatttcacatcccaggcttccccgaagttttaagttaaagttacacgcccgaaaccgggtttctactgaccaaaaactGCACAATGCCGTCCCCGACGACAACCTGGTCAACTACCAGGGGCTATTTTAAACCAATGGTCCCAAGTCATTGGCAGTGGCCACCTGGGATACCCTCACGCCGGAGGACCCTTTCCCACGTCTGGAAAAGGGAGGGGGTTCCCACCCCTGAACTTGATGCAGTCCTAGGAGCCCCGCTCCCGTCCTAAGATAATTTAgagtaatttgaaacaacaatctaaacccaaacaggattaagattaaggacaacCCTCAACAGTTTTGGAGATTCCCCAGTTCTCCTCGGATGTTGCCCGAAACTATCCCTAGTCGCCGCTAGGTGAAGGATAAATTTCtctatccagcagggagcgtcacctccgagaaactTCTTAAAGGTTGCATAACCATCTGAAGTAAGCATCTGACAATATGCCGGCACGACTGGCACTTGCAGCGAAAATACATCTTAACTTTTCACCTACTCAAGTcaatctactatggtgtgtacgtgtgtgcgtgagtgtgtgtgtgcctggtGTGCAGGCTATgtctgtgtcatgacctctcctgcaccccagcttcacctcacacctctgtcatagccagacataaggcctgacctcatacacagctgaactatgtgtgacttctggactaaatgtcacactcaaatgatgctactcaaaccatgaaggaaacttacttaaactgaacataaatgaacCTTAAACTTACTTAAAAGGATATAAGTGGTAAACATAACTCCAGgcatatgtcatgtaagcaggtgtgttgcaattcctttcagagctcctgttccCCCTCAGCTTGTATTGGCGAATCATTAACGcccgccaagagtttctgaccttcacttgaccaggagccacagctctttaataagctcaaatgcaatcatgtataaaagattaaaatcattttcataacacaggttttccttctcagatctgccaatatgtttgctcctcctaatatagtctaaaagcaaccccaaacaaaacaatttgaactttcccctatcagtgatccctctaagtgtgtgtgtgtatgtctcgtctgtctgtgcgtgcacagagtgtgcatctgctctctgaaccttagttgacctcaacttaagcaacCAGGCTacggccatcctgtgtgtaatgatcttgacttatatgtaaaatgtataaaacaaatgtttcaatctaatacactACTTAACGCTTAATCAACGATACATGCATaataacaccctgctcttaacttgcagttaaactctggtttcagtttcacttctgcaaaagcatgccttgcagaagtgtttcctgtctcattttggcacagttactctttcaccctgcagtctgcctaaacatttaagattataaattcaacagcatttcgggttatagattcaactcaacagtttaaagtgattcttcttggacctgtaataaagactaatataaaaccaatatatttgaacatctggatgcatctgaatgcaacatcactattaatactgaaatgataatgatgattataaaaataacagcaaataatagcagtaaaatatttctcctctcgaTAGTATAAAATGAAATGGCTGGTAATGGACACATGCGAGGATACCGATGATTACACGCTCGTGGAATAAAAAGCATCTATACTGTATCACAAGACGACTGGTTTATTTCACTGAGTCATCTACACAATCTACAGGGTATAGCAGCTGTGTTAGTTTGAAACAACAACCGTAATCATTTCAACTGTTTTCTTAGAATTGAATTTGactttttacaaaaaacagtATTACGACTTTATTATCGAAATAGCATTTTGGctttatttgaaaaaataaaaataaataaataatagaatTACAACTTTAATCTCtaaattttgacttttttactGTGGCCCTAATACTCCTCCCTACTAAATTACACAGTATTAACcaaaagttatttttaatgttaggGGAGTCAAAGGACTAAAGGTAATTATGCTAAATTGTGAATTATTTTAAGTATTAGAGGTTGACTATTATATTAATAGCATAAACATGTCTAACTTTGAGAAACGTCTTCTGTTTGGTGGGATATTTAAAAACCAGTGTAACCGCTCTGATTTATGTAGGACATAATTGATCAATGATGTTCTCaccaagtgtttcctggtcctGCTCCAAATGTGGTGTAAGCACCGTCGTCACTTTTGTAGTTGAGCTGTCTTTGGTATCCTGTAACAACAGAGACATAATGATCGAGACATTGTTGCTATGGTGATGATTGGACTCCATTTGTTTATGGATCTGCATGTGTACATCAAGATTTGGGACATTCTATGACTCTTGCTGACAGATGAGGAAAATGACACATTTGACCAAAAACTGTGGCTAATGTTCTGCCTCATGTCAGCTTGTTTCTTGAACCATGTGTGTTGAAGTGATTAAAATGATTTCCTTCTTAgaggaaacaataaaaacttgCCACTGGTGAGGAAGTTAGTAGCTTTTTCCATGATGGCTGTGGTGAGCTGCTGTGTGCCTTTCAGGTAGTGGAGGATGTAGATGTTGGGGGCCAGGAGAGCCATGTTCTGCTCCCCACATCCATGCGGCATCTGCAGCAATCCATCCAGGTTTTTCAGAGCCCGGCCGAGGATGACACCTGATCAAAAACACTGATTCactaaaactaacaaaactagCGTAAAACAACTTTGTATTATTGGGCAGAGATAACCTGAATAATTTCAATATGcaattttaaatgatgatttcatttgctGAGCGAAAAAACATCCAAACTGAAAATCGTAGATTGACTGTGATTAACCAAATATTTCTGAGAAGACTGAGTTTCATTTCACCAACCAGACCCAGGCCTGATTAAGGCCAGACCTGCTGGATCAAGAAATCACTCAAGTACAATCTGTTTGACAAAGGGAAGCAAGCTAAAAGATGTCGAAAAGAAACACGTCGTTGCCATGATTTTAAGAAATTCAAAAATAGGCAAGAAGTCTTGAGATCTATCAGTTTGGACAGGGTTAAAAAACAATTTCTACAGCTTTGGAGCGCCAGTGCACCATGTTGGAACCCATTATCCACAAACTGAGAAAACTAGAAAAGATGTGGCCAAAATTAATCCATTAGCACATCTACAACTCACCGAAAAAGTCAAGCGAATCCCAACAACACCCAGAACTGAAGGCCTTGCCTTCCTCTGTAAAGGTCAGAGTTTACGATTCAACAATACAAAGGAGACGGGGCAAAAACAGCATTCATGgacaaaaccactgctgaccaaaaagaacacaaaagcttatctcacatttgccaaaaaaacatCTCCATGCTCCACAAGATATTTGGGAGAATATTATATGGACTGAAGAGAAaaagttttgagttttgttgcATCATTTCATAGaaagaacatcataccaacagtgGTGGTAGCAGTGTGATGCCCTGGGGCTATGTGGCGTAGGGGGgtctgtggctcagctgcagggagggGTGGGGCATTGGGTTCAGGTGGTTAGCGACGGAGGAGTCTGGTTAAGGCAGCTGGTGCCCAGTGTTAAATCATGCCTCTGCTGTTTCAGTAGCATGCCACGACCTGGAGGAAGAACTCTCTACCAGGAGAATGTCCAGCTATCAGTTTGTGCCTTGAATCTCAAACTTATGCTATTAAGATGGAAAATGATCCAGAACGCCAGAAAGTGGCCGAGTCAAAATATGGACTTAAATCCTACTGACGTGATTCTGCATGACCAGACCGATTACACTGGAAAACCCTCTGGTGTGACTGGGCCAAAACTCCTCCACAGCGTTTCAAAAAACACTTATGACAAAAGCTAGACTGCAGTTCTTCCTGCAAAGAATGGCACAACCAGCCTTTTGATTTTTGGGgtccatttatttttcacataagGCCAGGAAGATGTGAGTCGCTTTTTTCTAtttataaatgaaatcatcttttaaaagttgaatacggtttttacttttacttgaacatgatgtctcttttattttctgttgttttagtAATTTACTATTTGTCTTTTTATCAAAGCTTTAACCTGCCATATTTTTATTTGGCTGAATCAAAATTCATTGAGATGAAATCATGAGGTTTACCCAGGACTGATACAGAAGTGCGGGCAGATCCTTCAATCACGTTCTCAGGCAGATGTATCTCTGCTTCCTCTATCGGTGTGTTTCCTGTGTACAGAATCAGGAAGTCATGTTTACAACAGAGTTACTGTTCAAAGTCACCAGGTGGCCTGATCTTCAGCACATATCATTACATTTTGTGAAAGTGCTGGATGAAAATTTGGCACATTTTATGTACACAGTGCACTCCACTGCTAACTTTCAGCATTTaggtcatttctttatttaaactttGTAACTGATGGAAATCATACTGACCTTTTGGACAAAGAAGCCAGTTGTACGTCTTTGTCATCTCAGTTCCCTCGGCCTGAAGAAAATTATctttaaaatgagtgaaaattaaaaatgtttttctggtcTTGTATTTATGGTACTGACCTTCACTATGAGAGATTTGGTGACAACGTCGATGCGACCTCTGTCCGGTACGCTCACAACCTCATTATCACATGACACATGGGACGCTACCGCCTCAGCAGACACAGTCACATTCACAGCCCCTAAAAGCATCAGCACATGTCACCTTCTTTATCTCATTAAAATAAAGGTTACTGAGGTTATTTTACAGATTTTCTAGAAACTAGAAGGAAATGTGTTGggacaaaagaaaacagttaGCTGTGATTACACTAGATCTAAAActacagggctcgcaaaatcgctagcccgacgtcccggggctagcgatttttccagtcgggctaccaaaatctatctcagccctgcccgtcaggctatcataggaaggaaaaatatgtgtcaatgcttttgcattttctttcgcaaatgtagctgggtaatatgttattggcatcgatgagcctctgtcaatatgtgacatattgaaatcgcgtttgaatttgtgcttgttttttgctttcactttcactttgcgatcgcgcgaacggtgtgtagagagcggcagcactgattggtgagtgacgattaattgcgcaccaattcctctgacatcgtcttatcactcattagcttactattcaaacgtgacaagtgaaatctcccacagcaagcttaaacatgtgagaggttgattgcgcagagaat comes from the Oreochromis niloticus isolate F11D_XX unplaced genomic scaffold, O_niloticus_UMD_NMBU tig00001968_pilon, whole genome shotgun sequence genome and includes:
- the LOC109200754 gene encoding pregnancy zone protein codes for the protein MKVFQPFFLELTMPYSIIRGEHFELKATVFNYLTSCIMVTVTPGPSSDYTLMPLSGDLYTSCLCGNERKTLRWTMIPTALGAVNVTVSAEAVASHVSCDNEVVSVPDRGRIDVVTKSLIVKAEGTEMTKTYNWLLCPKGNTPIEEAEIHLPENVIEGSARTSVSVLGVILGRALKNLDGLLQMPHGCGEQNMALLAPNIYILHYLKGTQQLTTAIMEKATNFLTSGYQRQLNYKSDDGAYTTFGAGPGNTWLTAFVVRSFAKAQSFIYIDPRTIEESKTWLEHKQQETGCFEKSGKLFNNRMKGGVSDEVTLSAYVTAAFLEMNISQHVSRLKEYRAI